Proteins from one Acidiphilium multivorum AIU301 genomic window:
- a CDS encoding LysE family translocator: MNIHLGVLSVYIVTVITMIAVPGPVVILVTGAGLSGGWARAFRTIIGTNAASLVMIALSALIIKGIFDVNQTIFDILKLFGAIYIGYVGLSIIREAYHSDLVDMAFSKKLGGIRRGFSLAISNPKDIIFFSSFFPQFIDVTSNKNASLGILTVVWILLDFTTLMTVYFTISRVARPSSNAVMLKIAGSLLVLIAIIGATVSIAALLGDASLSSRL; encoded by the coding sequence GTGAACATCCATTTGGGAGTTTTATCGGTCTATATCGTTACGGTTATCACGATGATAGCGGTTCCGGGACCGGTGGTCATACTGGTAACAGGTGCCGGGTTGTCAGGTGGGTGGGCAAGAGCGTTTCGAACAATCATAGGAACCAACGCGGCCTCGCTGGTGATGATCGCCCTATCGGCGTTGATCATCAAAGGAATTTTTGATGTCAATCAAACGATATTCGATATCTTAAAGTTGTTTGGTGCGATCTACATTGGATATGTAGGGCTCTCAATCATTAGGGAAGCATATCATTCCGATTTGGTTGATATGGCATTTTCAAAAAAATTAGGTGGGATTCGTCGAGGGTTCTCACTGGCGATATCCAATCCGAAAGATATCATATTTTTTTCTTCGTTTTTCCCGCAGTTTATCGATGTAACGTCAAATAAAAATGCCAGCCTAGGTATTTTAACTGTCGTCTGGATCCTCCTTGATTTCACCACACTCATGACCGTGTATTTCACAATTTCCAGAGTGGCCAGGCCATCATCGAATGCGGTGATGCTAAAAATTGCCGGCAGCCTACTGGTTCTGATTGCCATCATCGGCGCCACGGTCTCAATTGCGGCTCTCCTGGGCGATGCCAGCTTGTCTAGTCGCCTGTGA
- a CDS encoding TetR/AcrR family transcriptional regulator, whose translation MERLDTKALLLRSAELLFVERGIDSVSLREINRHAGQRNASSLHYHFSSRTNLLEALVDWRMPPLDKRRLELVEICRLGPAEEKLRKLAEAIAMPLIETMTISNPPNNWVRLQARIYQLDSFKFGAYFHSRGYDKGLLEVRKVQQELAPEISQLIRDQRLMFTTRLVVNSLADWQRGVLPLQSGVGVDDLQVFAGNLIDCTQAIIGAESVPFKLPDSTI comes from the coding sequence ATGGAGCGTCTCGACACCAAGGCGTTGCTGCTTCGAAGTGCGGAGCTGCTTTTCGTGGAACGGGGGATCGACTCGGTTTCTCTACGCGAAATCAATCGTCATGCGGGGCAGCGCAATGCGTCGTCACTTCACTATCACTTCAGCTCTCGGACCAACCTATTGGAGGCTTTGGTGGACTGGCGAATGCCGCCCCTTGACAAGCGACGTCTTGAGTTGGTTGAGATATGTCGGTTGGGACCTGCTGAGGAAAAGCTTCGAAAGCTTGCGGAGGCTATCGCCATGCCGCTGATTGAAACCATGACGATTTCAAATCCGCCCAACAATTGGGTTCGCCTTCAAGCCCGCATCTACCAGCTAGACAGTTTCAAATTTGGTGCATATTTTCATAGTCGTGGCTATGATAAAGGTCTCTTGGAAGTTCGTAAAGTTCAGCAAGAACTTGCACCAGAGATAAGCCAACTCATCAGGGACCAGCGGCTGATGTTTACCACGCGGTTGGTGGTGAATTCACTAGCCGATTGGCAGCGTGGTGTACTTCCGCTCCAGAGCGGGGTCGGAGTTGATGATCTTCAGGTTTTCGCAGGCAATCTGATCGACTGCACGCAAGCAATAATCGGTGCAGAATCAGTCCCTTTCAAGTTGCCGGACAGCACGATTTGA
- a CDS encoding MFS transporter, which produces MLNEPQSRSSVLVVPFPPRSAALGASLLLFLAYILAFADRTVVALLVVPIERDLGLTNLQMGLLQGTAFALFYALFGLPIAWAVDQYSRRFIAFIGVMTWSVMTGMAGLSRSFLPFFLARIGVGAGEATILPSATSLLADYLPPLWRGRALGLFGSGIYIGSGLAYILGGQILNALNGRSIVVPGLGSLVPWQTVLLSLAALGMPVTLAMTLMREPIRRHLIVKKASQGISFSACLAQAKSALISHMVGFTALGFAGVAATVWLPTILVREHEWSPAHVGTVLGLLTIVIGPLGSCIAGVIADRLEDRGIRDGKLLVAGVGSLVAIPAAYLLGACRDPLCILAAAGALLFSSSLLWGLAPAALQEIVHGSALGRVVAIYTAILNLVGFGLGPPAVAVIAKFCFQGNLGEAVDAVVPVATILALMAFVTGRPGYRAARERLDRGWDGS; this is translated from the coding sequence TTGCTGAATGAGCCGCAGTCTCGATCTTCCGTATTGGTCGTCCCATTCCCGCCCAGATCCGCGGCCCTTGGCGCCTCTCTGCTGTTGTTTCTGGCCTATATCCTGGCCTTTGCGGACCGCACCGTAGTGGCTCTGCTGGTTGTGCCGATCGAGCGTGATCTGGGCCTGACCAATCTTCAGATGGGGCTGCTTCAGGGAACGGCGTTCGCACTCTTCTACGCCTTGTTTGGCTTGCCGATAGCCTGGGCGGTTGATCAGTATAGCCGGCGGTTCATCGCGTTTATAGGTGTAATGACTTGGAGCGTGATGACTGGAATGGCGGGCCTAAGCCGCAGCTTTTTGCCATTCTTTCTGGCCCGCATCGGCGTGGGGGCAGGGGAGGCCACAATTTTGCCTAGTGCCACTTCACTGCTGGCCGATTACCTACCGCCACTCTGGCGAGGTCGGGCTCTAGGACTATTCGGCTCGGGAATCTATATCGGGAGTGGTCTGGCTTACATTCTCGGTGGGCAAATCCTGAACGCTCTGAATGGCCGCTCGATTGTGGTTCCGGGTCTCGGATCGCTTGTTCCTTGGCAAACCGTTCTTCTGTCACTGGCCGCGCTTGGTATGCCTGTGACTCTCGCCATGACGTTGATGCGGGAGCCAATCCGGCGCCATTTGATTGTTAAGAAAGCCTCGCAGGGGATTAGCTTCAGTGCTTGTCTGGCCCAGGCTAAATCAGCTCTGATTTCGCATATGGTCGGGTTTACGGCATTGGGGTTTGCCGGGGTGGCGGCTACGGTGTGGCTGCCGACCATTCTCGTCCGCGAGCATGAATGGAGCCCGGCCCATGTCGGGACAGTACTTGGACTTTTGACGATTGTCATAGGTCCTCTGGGTTCCTGTATCGCCGGGGTTATTGCCGATCGGTTGGAGGATCGCGGCATACGCGATGGAAAGCTGCTTGTTGCTGGCGTCGGCTCGCTGGTCGCTATCCCAGCTGCATATCTTCTGGGGGCTTGCCGTGATCCCCTCTGCATCTTGGCAGCAGCGGGGGCTCTGCTATTTTCGTCAAGTTTGCTTTGGGGGCTGGCCCCCGCTGCCCTGCAGGAAATCGTTCATGGCTCAGCATTAGGGCGTGTTGTCGCGATATATACGGCCATTCTCAATCTGGTGGGGTTTGGCTTGGGTCCACCCGCAGTGGCTGTTATCGCGAAATTCTGCTTCCAGGGAAATCTTGGTGAGGCGGTTGATGCGGTTGTGCCAGTCGCTACGATTTTAGCTCTGATGGCTTTTGTCACTGGACGTCCTGGCTACAGGGCTGCTCGGGAAAGACTTGATCGGGGATGGGATGGAAGCTGA
- a CDS encoding IS110 family RNA-guided transposase codes for MDIMILGIDLGKNSCSVVGMDAAGRVVLRRRLRRGTLESFVGELGSCIVAMEACCGAHHLGRIFAARGHEVRLMSPEYVRPYVKAQKNDDLDAEAIAEAATRPTMRFVPVKSQDQSDLQALHRARERLVSERTALINHLRALLLERGIVVPQGRRKLEAELETLAEDGGFAALSPRIRTLIEDLRAEWRSLDQRITGFDAEFVQLARDDVAVRRLTKIPGIGTINATALAAAVGEAHAFKRGRDMAAWLGLVPRQMTTGGKPRLLGISKRGNRYLRKNLIHGARAALPYLVERDTPLGRWARGLLDRAHKNVVVVALAAKLARIAWAVLAHGCDYDAQFEAAAAAA; via the coding sequence ATGGATATCATGATTCTCGGCATCGATCTTGGGAAGAACTCTTGCAGCGTGGTGGGCATGGACGCCGCCGGCCGGGTTGTTTTGAGGCGGAGACTTCGGCGGGGAACGTTGGAAAGTTTCGTTGGCGAGCTTGGGTCGTGCATTGTGGCAATGGAAGCATGTTGCGGCGCTCATCACCTCGGGCGGATTTTCGCCGCGCGGGGCCACGAGGTGCGGCTGATGTCGCCGGAATATGTCCGTCCGTACGTGAAGGCGCAGAAGAACGATGATCTCGACGCGGAGGCGATCGCAGAGGCTGCGACGCGGCCAACGATGCGTTTCGTGCCTGTGAAGAGCCAGGACCAATCTGATCTCCAGGCTTTGCACCGAGCCCGGGAGCGCCTCGTCTCGGAACGGACGGCGCTGATCAATCACTTGCGGGCGTTGCTGCTGGAGCGAGGGATCGTCGTTCCGCAAGGCCGGAGGAAACTGGAAGCCGAGCTTGAGACATTGGCCGAAGATGGCGGTTTTGCCGCGTTGAGCCCGCGCATCCGGACGTTGATCGAAGATCTTCGGGCGGAATGGCGTTCACTCGACCAGAGGATCACCGGCTTCGACGCCGAGTTCGTTCAGTTGGCTCGTGACGACGTGGCTGTGCGACGTTTGACCAAAATCCCAGGAATTGGAACGATAAACGCTACGGCGCTGGCGGCGGCGGTCGGCGAGGCGCATGCATTCAAACGTGGGCGGGACATGGCGGCGTGGCTGGGGCTCGTTCCACGGCAAATGACAACGGGTGGAAAACCGCGCCTGCTCGGCATCAGCAAACGCGGCAATCGTTATTTGCGGAAGAACTTGATCCATGGCGCACGAGCGGCGCTGCCTTATCTTGTCGAACGCGATACGCCGTTGGGCCGCTGGGCGCGGGGATTGCTCGATCGAGCGCATAAGAACGTGGTCGTAGTCGCGCTGGCCGCGAAGCTGGCTCGGATTGCATGGGCCGTTTTGGCGCACGGTTGCGATTACGACGCCCAATTCGAAGCGGCGGCTGCGGCCGCATGA
- the istA gene encoding IS21 family transposase encodes MYSVEVYAAVRQFVFVEGRSRREAARVFGLNRETVAKICRFSVPPGYRRERPAAKPKLGPFIPVIDAILEADRGAPVKQRHTARRIFERLRDEHGYTGGYTVVKDYVRPARLRLREAFVPLSHPPGHAQVDFGQCIGFIGGVRTVMHVFCMDLPHSDAPFVKAYPAETTEAFLDGHVSAFAFFGGVPLSILYDNTKLAVARILGDGQRTRTRAFTELISHYLFRDRFGRPGKGNDKGKVEGLVKYTQRRFMTPLPHAVSFDALNAALEARCLARQDEHAGRHEETIGERLLRDLAALRVLPAGPFEPCEKKPARVSSTALVRYRMNDYSVPASYAFRDVLVKGFVDRVLVVAGAEVIARHERVYGRGEFIFDPLHYLALIEQKPGALDQAAPLQNWALPEGFQRIRRLLEARMGNRGKREFIQILRLMEVFPETVVSTAVNDAMRLGAIGFDAVKQLVLARVEQRPAQLDLTRYPYLPAAHVRMTSAADYGVLLSRDAA; translated from the coding sequence ATGTATTCGGTGGAGGTTTATGCGGCGGTTCGGCAATTTGTGTTTGTCGAGGGGCGGAGCCGGCGGGAGGCTGCGCGTGTTTTTGGTCTGAACCGGGAGACGGTGGCGAAGATCTGCCGGTTCTCTGTGCCTCCAGGATATCGGCGCGAGCGGCCTGCTGCGAAGCCGAAGCTTGGGCCTTTCATTCCGGTGATCGACGCGATCCTGGAGGCTGATCGGGGGGCGCCGGTGAAGCAGCGTCACACGGCGCGGCGGATATTTGAGCGTCTGCGCGACGAGCACGGCTATACGGGCGGCTACACGGTGGTGAAGGATTACGTCCGGCCGGCCCGGCTGCGGCTTCGCGAGGCATTCGTGCCGCTGTCTCATCCGCCAGGGCATGCGCAGGTAGATTTTGGCCAGTGCATCGGCTTCATCGGCGGTGTGCGGACGGTGATGCACGTCTTCTGCATGGACTTGCCGCACTCGGATGCCCCGTTCGTGAAGGCATATCCGGCGGAGACGACGGAGGCGTTTCTGGACGGCCACGTGTCGGCCTTTGCCTTCTTTGGCGGGGTGCCGCTGTCGATCCTCTACGACAACACGAAGCTGGCGGTGGCGCGGATTCTTGGCGATGGCCAACGGACGCGGACGCGCGCCTTCACGGAGTTGATCAGCCACTACCTGTTCAGGGACCGGTTTGGCCGCCCTGGCAAAGGTAACGACAAGGGGAAAGTCGAGGGTCTGGTGAAGTATACGCAGCGGCGCTTCATGACGCCGCTGCCGCATGCGGTGAGCTTCGATGCCCTGAACGCGGCGCTGGAAGCGCGCTGTCTGGCGCGGCAGGATGAGCATGCCGGACGCCATGAAGAGACGATTGGCGAGCGGTTGCTGCGCGACCTCGCGGCATTGAGGGTGTTGCCGGCGGGACCGTTCGAGCCCTGCGAGAAGAAGCCGGCGCGGGTCTCGTCGACGGCGCTGGTCCGCTACCGGATGAACGACTACTCGGTGCCGGCGAGCTATGCCTTCCGGGACGTATTGGTCAAAGGTTTCGTCGATCGGGTGCTGGTCGTGGCCGGGGCTGAGGTCATCGCCCGCCACGAGCGGGTGTATGGCCGCGGCGAGTTCATCTTCGATCCGCTGCATTATCTGGCGCTGATCGAGCAGAAGCCTGGGGCGCTGGATCAGGCGGCCCCCTTGCAGAACTGGGCTCTGCCGGAAGGGTTTCAGAGGATCCGGCGACTCCTGGAGGCGCGGATGGGGAACCGTGGGAAGCGGGAGTTCATCCAGATCCTGCGGCTGATGGAGGTGTTTCCGGAGACGGTGGTCTCGACCGCGGTGAATGATGCGATGCGGCTTGGCGCGATCGGTTTTGACGCGGTCAAGCAGCTGGTTCTGGCACGGGTCGAGCAACGGCCGGCACAGCTGGACCTGACGCGCTATCCCTATCTGCCGGCGGCGCATGTGCGGATGACCTCTGCCGCGGATTATGGCGTCCTGCTGAGCCGAGACGCGGCATGA
- a CDS encoding beta strand repeat-containing protein gives MVKSQSRSRGGSFWRRATLASTALPLIILAAPAVFAATPASESLPSNFITNNTNTKYSVTAASGQATGTINFGNSSRTRNIVAQFGGGTIPGSNAVNANDGSALPTGVTQNTGFSLGPNSTLNLTNAGSGAVLINDVSGAPSQIFGAINDTSAGPLFIANGNGVVVGATGAITMPAGEAVGLVGLTPTTSNLTAFEGASSPSGSITIGGSNNAGSGAVTLDSAAKIAATGGLIVAGNGAINIGAGPEDGGSIFIASGAAVSVNPYSGIISPPPTLEVSTASVNLTGGTKSAPLVVAGLYAAGNVTNSGYVALNSGAEKVGGTFTNTSTGVVDVAGEPSSSLAAGAVNNAGSINGSTNLTVTGIYGVTNTGAISSTAGITLKSSDGNIVNTGALNLGAGGQDLNLTASTGSIYFGGSVTQGGKALGSTNAVNTLRIAASTNTDGDSTTIDNGGVIDYANTVYANTANVTADAVRFLSGALVSSTNGAVNVKVGMAATSTNAITDPFFGNAKLNYNLSVFPSALIKGNQVQLDGGPYGVSSNSGNMNIDGVVSSQIGSGGYIDVSASTVNASATGGFALNNDGALDLSFAGNVNNPNGAKRAGSSAWQDNYVPVAVANTADGKTGTATIFLAPSSNAPSSNAASPQLVNLLVNGNAILKTCASPSALNGLSTSTTINPESSYVNNHLVVQSTGNIQVGTNSGSTPSTFYWPGLVYLSNVASASNPTQLSTTGSISLGSNAASPVNLVNVLPAVVSGNGGIFLETSNLNLNGGQIWTNTNSWINFSNATVSANVQKNDGNSIFGAVEKTLSGSTITTGLGLQVLPTADYSPQ, from the coding sequence ATGGTTAAATCCCAATCGCGGTCCCGAGGTGGTAGTTTCTGGCGCCGTGCCACCCTGGCGAGCACCGCCCTCCCTCTCATCATCCTTGCGGCTCCTGCAGTCTTCGCCGCAACGCCAGCTTCCGAAAGTCTGCCGAGCAACTTTATCACCAACAATACTAATACAAAATACAGCGTTACGGCTGCCAGTGGGCAGGCGACTGGCACGATCAATTTTGGCAATTCTAGCCGCACCAGAAATATTGTTGCGCAGTTCGGCGGTGGCACAATCCCCGGGTCGAATGCCGTCAATGCGAATGATGGTAGTGCTCTGCCGACTGGTGTTACTCAGAATACCGGCTTTAGTCTCGGGCCGAATTCAACACTTAATCTGACCAATGCCGGCAGTGGTGCTGTTCTGATTAACGACGTGTCGGGGGCGCCGTCGCAGATTTTTGGCGCGATTAACGACACTAGTGCTGGTCCGCTGTTTATCGCGAACGGCAACGGTGTGGTTGTTGGCGCCACTGGCGCAATTACGATGCCTGCTGGTGAAGCGGTGGGGCTGGTAGGGTTAACTCCGACCACTTCAAATCTGACGGCATTTGAGGGTGCCTCATCCCCTTCCGGCAGTATTACTATCGGTGGATCTAATAACGCAGGGTCGGGCGCTGTTACATTGGATTCTGCAGCCAAAATTGCTGCCACCGGCGGGTTGATTGTAGCGGGTAACGGGGCAATCAATATCGGCGCTGGTCCCGAGGACGGAGGTTCGATCTTTATAGCTTCGGGTGCTGCTGTTAGTGTTAATCCGTACAGCGGAATCATTTCGCCCCCACCAACGCTTGAAGTGAGCACTGCATCCGTTAACCTTACGGGCGGAACGAAATCGGCCCCGTTGGTTGTTGCCGGGTTGTACGCTGCCGGAAATGTGACGAACTCTGGTTATGTTGCTTTGAACAGTGGCGCCGAGAAAGTTGGGGGCACGTTTACCAACACATCGACTGGCGTGGTTGACGTAGCGGGCGAACCAAGTAGTAGTTTGGCCGCAGGTGCCGTCAATAACGCGGGCTCGATTAATGGCTCCACCAATCTAACGGTGACCGGAATATACGGTGTCACCAATACGGGAGCTATTTCTAGCACTGCTGGCATCACTCTTAAGTCAAGCGATGGAAACATTGTTAATACCGGTGCCTTGAATCTGGGCGCAGGGGGTCAGGATCTGAATTTAACGGCTTCAACGGGTAGCATCTACTTCGGCGGGTCGGTCACGCAAGGAGGCAAGGCGCTCGGAAGCACAAACGCAGTTAACACACTTAGGATCGCAGCTTCTACGAACACTGATGGTGATTCTACGACGATTGATAACGGTGGCGTTATCGATTACGCAAATACAGTTTACGCCAACACTGCGAATGTGACTGCTGACGCGGTGCGCTTTCTTTCTGGCGCACTTGTCTCGTCCACCAATGGGGCAGTCAACGTAAAAGTCGGAATGGCCGCTACTTCTACAAACGCTATCACGGATCCGTTCTTTGGTAACGCAAAGCTTAACTATAACCTAAGCGTCTTCCCAAGTGCTCTCATCAAGGGTAATCAAGTTCAACTTGATGGCGGTCCATATGGTGTCAGCAGCAATAGCGGCAATATGAACATTGACGGTGTTGTGTCGAGTCAAATCGGTTCAGGTGGCTACATCGACGTTAGCGCAAGTACGGTCAATGCATCTGCTACTGGCGGCTTCGCGCTAAATAACGACGGCGCACTCGATCTTTCATTCGCCGGAAACGTCAACAATCCGAATGGGGCGAAGCGGGCTGGTTCTTCTGCTTGGCAGGATAATTATGTGCCTGTTGCGGTGGCCAATACGGCTGATGGCAAAACTGGCACTGCCACAATTTTCCTTGCTCCGTCGTCGAACGCTCCGTCGTCGAACGCGGCTTCTCCGCAGCTGGTCAATCTGCTGGTTAATGGCAATGCGATTCTAAAAACCTGCGCCAGTCCCAGTGCTTTGAATGGCCTTTCCACCTCCACCACCATCAACCCTGAATCGAGCTATGTGAACAACCACCTGGTGGTACAGTCGACCGGAAATATCCAGGTTGGTACTAATAGTGGGAGCACCCCATCCACCTTCTATTGGCCTGGCCTTGTCTATCTGAGCAATGTTGCTTCGGCATCCAATCCGACGCAGCTGAGCACCACCGGATCTATCTCTCTTGGCAGCAATGCCGCATCTCCAGTTAACCTGGTCAACGTACTTCCTGCCGTTGTCAGCGGAAATGGCGGTATCTTCCTTGAGACCAGCAATCTGAACCTTAATGGCGGTCAGATCTGGACGAATACGAATTCGTGGATTAACTTCTCGAATGCGACCGTCTCTGCCAACGTTCAGAAGAATGATGGCAATTCGATCTTTGGTGCGGTTGAGAAGACCCTGTCTGGCTCGACCATCACGACTGGGCTTGGTCTTCAGGTTCTCCCGACTGCGGATTACAGCCCGCAGTAA
- a CDS encoding IS5 family transposase, which produces MPPKLNASQDDLELFRSRLENIIDQRHPLTRLARLIDWRVFEERFGALYAEAAGRPALPTRLMVALHLLKHMDGLSDEAICARYLDSPYVQAFCGETHFQHTLPLDRSSMTRWRKRIGAERMEALLAETLAAAERGGAVAEKHYERVTIDTTVQPKAVTHPTDSKLLHSGIETLARMARKHGITLRQSYRRVARYARQEAARLHHGGKRREAEARVRKLRTWLGRLARDITRKIAGNAEAKATFAETLGLINRLLRQKRSDRGADKLYSLHAPEVECIGKGKARTRFEFGVKISIATTNGAAPGGQFVLGMQSQSGNPYDGHTLAGQIEQVERITGVAVARAYVDRGYRGHGVEAEGRRIFISRQKRGITSTIRRELRRRTAIEPVIGHMKTDGHLGRNFLLGVDGDAINAVLAGAGHNLRLLRRWLIRLLCALLAWLSAPNRSPSLGFAHRQIS; this is translated from the coding sequence ATGCCGCCGAAGCTGAATGCCTCGCAGGATGATCTCGAACTGTTCCGCTCGCGGCTGGAGAACATCATCGACCAGCGGCATCCCCTGACGCGGCTGGCCCGGCTGATCGACTGGCGGGTCTTCGAGGAACGCTTTGGCGCACTCTACGCCGAGGCGGCAGGACGTCCGGCGCTGCCGACCCGCCTGATGGTGGCGCTGCATCTTCTCAAGCACATGGATGGGCTGTCCGACGAAGCGATCTGCGCGCGCTATCTCGACAGTCCGTATGTCCAGGCATTCTGCGGCGAGACGCATTTCCAGCACACGCTGCCCCTTGACCGATCCTCGATGACGCGCTGGCGCAAGCGGATCGGGGCGGAGCGGATGGAGGCCCTGCTCGCCGAGACGCTGGCGGCCGCCGAGCGGGGTGGGGCCGTGGCGGAGAAGCACTACGAGCGGGTCACCATCGATACCACGGTCCAGCCAAAGGCCGTGACGCATCCGACCGACAGCAAGCTCCTGCACAGCGGCATCGAGACACTCGCCCGCATGGCGCGCAAGCACGGTATCACGCTGCGCCAGTCGTATCGCCGGGTCGCGCGCTACGCCAGGCAGGAGGCGGCGCGCCTGCACCATGGTGGCAAACGCCGCGAGGCCGAGGCTCGCGTGCGCAAGCTGCGAACCTGGCTGGGCCGGCTGGCTCGTGACATCACCCGCAAGATCGCAGGCAACGCTGAAGCGAAGGCCACGTTCGCCGAAACGCTGGGCCTGATCAATCGCCTGCTTCGCCAGAAGCGCTCCGACCGCGGTGCCGACAAGCTCTATTCCCTGCACGCGCCTGAGGTGGAGTGCATCGGCAAGGGCAAGGCCAGGACGCGCTTCGAATTCGGCGTGAAGATCTCCATCGCCACCACCAACGGCGCTGCACCCGGCGGTCAGTTCGTTCTCGGCATGCAGAGCCAGTCGGGAAATCCCTATGACGGCCACACCCTGGCCGGCCAGATCGAGCAGGTCGAGCGGATCACCGGCGTTGCCGTCGCCCGCGCCTATGTCGACCGCGGCTATCGCGGCCACGGCGTCGAAGCCGAGGGCAGAAGGATCTTCATCTCCCGCCAGAAACGCGGCATCACCTCCACCATTCGCCGCGAGTTGCGCCGACGCACAGCCATCGAACCCGTCATCGGCCACATGAAGACCGATGGCCATCTGGGGCGAAACTTCCTGCTCGGCGTCGACGGTGATGCCATCAACGCCGTCCTCGCCGGCGCCGGCCACAACCTCCGCCTCCTCCGCAGATGGCTGATCAGGCTTCTTTGTGCCCTCCTCGCATGGCTCTCTGCCCCAAACCGCTCACCAAGCCTCGGCTTCGCCCACCGCCAGATCTCATAG
- the istB gene encoding IS21-like element helper ATPase IstB, giving the protein MLLAHHLKALKLPTFLREYAKVAAECAKDRADHPKFLLRLAELELLDRERRLVERRIRAAHFPAVKSLDTFDFTAIPSLNKMLVLDLARCDYINAHDNIIALGNSGTGKTHVALALGLAACQRGLSVGFMTAAGLVHQLMEARDERRLLRLQAQLASLKLLIIDELGYVPLSQTGAELLFEVFSQRHERGSTIVTSNLPFEDWTSVFGAERLTGALLDRLTHHVQILEMNGESYRLKQSRARRRKGIEKAGDDLPHDPETGEINDS; this is encoded by the coding sequence GTGCTGCTGGCGCATCATCTGAAGGCGTTGAAGCTGCCGACCTTCCTGCGCGAATATGCCAAGGTCGCTGCCGAGTGCGCGAAGGATCGCGCGGATCATCCGAAATTCCTGCTGCGGCTGGCGGAGCTGGAACTGCTCGATCGCGAACGCCGGCTGGTGGAGCGGCGGATCCGTGCGGCGCACTTCCCGGCGGTCAAAAGCCTCGATACCTTCGACTTCACCGCGATCCCGTCGCTGAACAAGATGCTGGTGCTCGATCTGGCGCGCTGCGACTACATCAACGCCCACGACAACATCATCGCTCTCGGGAATTCCGGCACCGGCAAGACGCATGTCGCCCTGGCTCTTGGTCTGGCGGCCTGCCAGCGCGGACTGTCCGTGGGGTTCATGACGGCGGCTGGCCTGGTGCACCAGCTGATGGAGGCACGGGACGAGCGCCGTTTGCTGAGACTGCAGGCGCAGCTTGCCAGTCTCAAACTCCTGATCATCGATGAACTGGGTTACGTGCCGTTGTCGCAGACCGGTGCAGAATTGCTGTTCGAGGTATTCAGCCAGCGGCACGAGCGCGGCTCGACCATCGTCACCTCGAACCTGCCCTTCGAGGATTGGACGAGCGTCTTTGGCGCCGAACGGCTGACCGGCGCGCTGCTCGACCGTCTCACGCACCACGTCCAGATCCTGGAGATGAACGGTGAAAGCTACCGCCTGAAGCAATCCCGCGCCCGGCGCCGGAAGGGTATCGAAAAGGCCGGTGACGACCTGCCTCATGATCCAGAGACCGGCGAAATCAACGACAGCTGA